GAGAAGCAACGCCTCGAGCTCAGCGTCGTCCGAAGCACTCATCGCGGTCGCCTCCCTGCTGCCGGATCCTCATCATGCACGGCCGCACAGACATTGCTGCGTACTCAGGGTTCGCAGTTGGCAGGCCCACCGGGCCGTGGCAGGCTCGGCCTACTAGGGCTGCTGCTGGAAATCCGGATCGAAGGCTGGTGTGGCGATGTCGCGTCGCGTGGGGTTCGCGCGCTGGCGTAGTGACGTGCCCAGCGGCGGCAACCGGTACGACGAGCAGCTCACCACCGGCCTTCGTGCGCTCGGGGTCGACCTCCGGGAGTACGCCGTGGCCGGCCCCTGGCCGACACCCGGCCGGGACGACCTCCGACGGTTCGAGGAGCTGCTCACCCACGAGCAGCACTGGCTGGTCGGCAACATCGTCGGCTCGGCCGCACCGGAGACGATCGGTGCCGCCGTCGAGGCGGGACGGCGGGTGACGATGCTCGTGCACTACTTCCCGGCCGACGACCCGAACCTCGACCCGGTTGACCGGCGCAGGCTCGCCACGGCCGAAGCGGACGCTGTGGCAGTCGCGAGCGACGTCGTCGCGACGAGTGCCTGGGCAGCCGCCGAGATCGCGAGACGGTATGGCCGAGGCGACGCGGTGGTGGCCGTCCCCGGCGTCGACCCGGCGCCTCTGTCGGACGGGTCGGTCCGCAGCGGCGGCCCAGCGCAGCTGCTGTGGCTCGGCCGGGGGTCGCGTGGCAAGGATCCATTGACGGTCATCGATGCGCTGTCTCAGGTGCGGGACCACGTCTGGACTGCACGACTGGTCGGGCCGGATGATGTCGACGAGGGCCTCAGCAGCCAGGTTCGCGACCGCATCGTCAGTCTGGGCCTGGCCGGTCGCGTCGACGTGCCCGGTCCGATGCAGGGCCGCGACCTCGAGGCCGTGTGGTCGCCGACCGACCTGCTGGTGCACAGCTCGCGCTCCGAGGTCTACGGGATGGTGGTCAGCGAGGCGCTGGCTCACGGCATCCCGTCGCTAGTCGCCGAAGGCACCGGTGCGGTCGAGGCGCAGCAGGGAGTCGGCGCGACCTTCCCGCCGGGGGACGCCGATGCGTTGGCCGCGGCGCTAGGTGAATGGCTGACCGATCGCGCGTTGCGCGACCGCTGGCGCGATGCAGCAGCAAGGCAGCGGGCGCAGGTGCCCACGTGGGCGCAGACCGCGAGCGCCGTCTTCCAGGTGCTCGAGCGGTAGGCGTCAGCCGGCGTCCTGGATCACCAGCGGGACTGCTCGGGGGCGAGGACGGCGAGCACTCGCTTCTCGACGACCTCGACCAGCGCGTACGCCGCCAGCGCAATCAGGGTGACCACCACGACGGTCGACCAGAGCGAGGTGTAGCGGCTCGTCGCGGCGCCCACCGCCATCATGTTGCCCAGGCCGGTGCCGGTCGCCAGCCACTCGGCGACGGTGGCGGCGAGCAGCGCCGTGGGAGCGGCGATCCGGGCTGAGGCGAAGAAGGCCGGCGCCATCGCCGGCAGGCGCCCGAGCAGCAGCACCCGTGAGGCAGGCGTGGCGTACGACGCGAACACGTCACGGACCTGCCCGGGAAGCTGCTCGAGCCCGTAGAGGCAGGAGACAAGGGTCGGGAAGAAGGTCATGATCGCGACCACCACGGCCGTACCGAACGCGCCGCGGCCCAACGCCGAGACCAGCAGCGGAGCGATGGCGATGATCGGCACGCACCGCAGCGCCACTGCCACCGGGGTCAGCGTGCGTCGTACCCGATTCGACAGCGAGAACGCCATCGCGAGCGCCAGTCCCATCAGCAAGCCCGCGAAGTAGCCGGGGATCGCCACCTCGGCGGTCTGTCGCGCCGCAGTGAGGATCTCCTCACGGTGCGTCGCGGCCTCGGGCGCGCTGACCAGCCACTCCCACACGTCCCAGGGCCGCTTGGCGAAGTAGGGGTTCAGCCCGAGGATCTCGAACAACGCGATCCACGCCCCGATGACGGTCGCGGCGGTCACGACGACTCCGCCGATGCCCTCCACCGCGCGTCGCCAGACGGGCTTGCGCGGGTCCGACCCTGGCGGGGTCAGCAGCACCACGGGCTGCTCGGGGGTCAGGCGGCGCGCGATCCACGAGACGATCAGGTAGCCGATCAGCGACACCAGGGAACTGAGCAGCATCAGCGCCCACAGCCCATCGGTGTCGAGGCTACGCAGCGCCAGAATCGACAGCACGCCGAGGCCACGCTCGGCGCCGGTGAACTCGCCGACGAGCGCGCCCAGGAACGCCGCCGGCACCGACGCCTGCAGGCCCGCCATCAGGTACGGCAGCGCGGCGCGGGCCCGCACGGTGACCAGCGTCGTCCACCGGCCGCGGCCATAAGAGGCCGTCAGGTCCAGCCAGGTGCGGGGTACGGCGCGCAGTCCCACCAGCAACGGCACGAGCGTCAGGTAGTAGACGGCGAGCGCGGCCAACGTGATCTGCGGGCCGTCGCCGAACCCGAACACCAGTCGCAGCAGCGGCCCGAGGGCGACCAGCGGAAGGCAGTAGACCACCAGCGCCAGCCGCAGCACCATCCGTTCGAGACCGGGCAGCAGCACGACCACCAAAGCGAGCGCGACCGCGGCCAGATTGCCCAGCAGGTAGCCGATCGCGGCCTCCCGCGTCGTGTACCCGAGTCCCCGGCCGTAGACGTCGGCGTTCTCCACGAGCTTGGCGACGACGCCGGACGGTGTCCCGATCAGGTGCCGGCCCGCGAGGAGGGTACGCCCCAGCAGTTCCCACAGCCCGACCACCAGCGCACCGGCGCCCACTGCGCGCGCGATCGACCTGAGACGGGGCGACGGACGTCGATCGGTGACCGGATCGCTGGTCGCCCCAGTGGCGACTGGCTCGCTCTGCAGGACCACGTGTCAGGCCTTGTCGTCGGCGTACTGGTCCACGCCCAGCAGCGCGCCCAGCTGGTCGACGTACGCGCCGAACTGCTCGCTGTGCAGATGCTCGGCACGCCGCGGCCGGTCGAGCTCGATCGGGATGTCGGCGATGATCGAGCCGGGTCGCGCCGACATCACCAGCACCCGGTCGGCGAGCAGCACCGCTTCGGAGATCGAGTGGGTCACCAACAGCGTGGTCGTGCTGGTGCCCGACCACAGCGGCGGAAGCTCGATGTTCAGCCGCCTACGGGTCAGCTCGTCCACCGCGCCGAACGGCTCGTCCAGCAGCAGCAGCCGGGGGCGGGTGATCAGGCAGCGCGCGATCGCGGCGCGCTGGCGCATCCCACCCGACAACTGCGCGGGCCGCGACTTCTCGAAACCCGCGAGGCCGATGGTCCGCAGCAGGTCGGTGATCCGGTCGTGGTCCACCGGCTGGCCGGCCAGCTTCTGAGCGAGTGCGATATTGCTGGCCGTCGTCCGCCAGGGCAGCAGCGAGGCGTCCTGAAAGGCGATCGCCAGTTCGCCGCGGCGGCGTACGGCGAGTGGGTCGTCGTCGCCGATGCGGACCGAGCCCGCGTCGTCCGGCTGCTCCAGTCCGGCGATGATCCGCAGGAGTGTGGACTTGCCGCAGCCGGACGGACCGACGAGCGCGGTGACCGATCCGGCGTCCAACGTCAGGTCGATCGGGTCCAGCACCGCGAGCGGACCCGACCGGGTGCGGAAGGTCTTGGCGACCTGCGCGCAGACCACCTCGGGTGCGGTCTGCGACTCGCTCGCGACGGTCACGCCGTCGGCCCGTCCTGGTACACCTCTTCGAGGACCGAGCGATCCCACAGATCTTCGGTCGCGTCGTCCAGCCCGAGCAGCTTGAACAGCTCGAGGTTCTCCTTGACCTGCTCGTCGGTGAACCAGCCGAATCCGTTCTGTTCGGTCACGTCCGAGTACATGATGTCGAGCTGGACCTCGGCCTGCTTCTGCTGAGTGGGCAGATCAAGACCGGCGTCCGGGTACGCCTCCACGGTGAGCTCGGCGGCGGCCTGCGGATCCTCCTTGTAGAGCTGCCAGCCCTGCGCATCGCCGCGCAGCAGACCGACGATCTGCTTGCGCGTGGCGTCGTCCTCGAGGCTGGAGCGCAGCACGGTGTACGTCTGGCTCATCGGGTTGTAGCCGAAGTCGGCCAGCAGCATCGAATGATGCGCGATGCCCTGGACGGCGAGCGCGACCGGCAGGTCGTTGTAGAAGCAGTAGAGGCCGTCGACCTGGCCGGCCGTCAGGACAGCGGGGTCGTACTGGCTGGGCACGAACTCGACGTCCTCCTCGCTCATGTCGTTCATCGTGAGGAAGGCCTCGAGGCCCGGCGTGTCGGTGCCGGCCACGCCGATCTTCTTGCCGACGAGGTCCTGCGGCTGAGTCAGTGGAGCGTCGCCGAGCGACAGGATCGTCACCGGGCTCTTCTGGTACTGCGCCCCGATGATCACCAGGTCGGCGCCCTCGGCATTGGAGCGGGCGACGCCGTCGGTTACCGAAATGTTCATCAGCGCCGAGCCGCTCACCGTGTTCGCATCACCCGCGACGTTCGGTCCGCCGGCGGCCAACTTGACGTCGAGGCCCTGCTCCTTGAACAGGCCGCGATCGACCGCGAGATAGGTGCCACCGAACTGGACGGTATGGGTCCAGGAGAGCTGGTAGACGACCTCGCCCGAACCGGAGCCCGAGCCGCCGGACGACGAGTCGCCGCCGCATCCAACGAGCCCGCCGAGCGTGGCGAGTCCGAGCCCGCCGAGCATGGTGCGGCGAGAGAAGACGGGCTGAACCATGGGACCTCCGAAAGGTAGTCTGCACCGATCCGGTCCTGTCTGGCTCAGGACGATACCTCACACCCTATGCCGTGGCTGGCCGCGACAGGTGATAGCACGCTGTCGATGAGCGCCGCAGGCGCGTAGAGACGACGCAGGCTAGGGATATCAGCGGGCCACCGTCCGCTTTCCCAGCGCGCCGGTTCACCACATCGTGCGGAAACGAGCGTCCTGCGACGTCTCCGTCCGCTACGCGGTCGTCGACGAGCGGATGCTCCCGTCAGCGATGTCCGGCTGTGCGAGGCTCAGCCTCCGGCAGTGGGGCCGCCGACCGACGGCACCGGCACCGGCCGCTTGGGGTCGATCGTCGAGGCCACGTCGAAGAACGCCGGGATCGGGCTCTTCTTGCCGTCGAGCACCCGCTGCATCGACAGGCCGTCGATGTTGATGCGTGCCTGACGGAAGTAGTTGGGCCCGTTCTGCACCCAGTACGGCGACGTCCCGTCGACATTGAAGAAGTACTGGAAGCCTTCCTGGTCGTGCAGGAAGGCGAACTTCGGATTGCCACTGGTGTACGGCGGCACGCCTGAGATGTCCGCGCCGTAGGGATAGATCAGGTAGGGCGTGTCACCGAGGATCGTGCGCACCTCGGCGTCCCACTTCTTCGAGTCCTCGGTGATCCATCCGGCCCCGGCGTTGGTCATGTTGATGTGCCCCCAGCTGTGGGAGGCGAACCGCCAGCCGTTGGCCTTGATCGCGTCGGCCACCACCTTGGCATCCTGCTGGGCTTTCGCGGTCTCCGGCGTCTGGCCGTACGACTCGACGCTGCTGCGGTAGCCCAGAACGCCGTTGTAGCCGGTGATGCCGAGCATTCCCTTGTCGCCCTGGTAGGAGAAGTCGGGATGCTGGCGGACGAACTCGTCAACGACGGGGACGACGTCGTACGCGCCTTCGGTGGTCTTCCCGGAAGCGTCGGTGTAGGTGTTCACCACCGTCCCGTCGTCCTTGACGGCAAGGTTCGTGGCGAAGCCCTTTCCGTCCATGTACTCGTAGTAGTTGACGTCATCGATACTGAGCACGAATGGCTTCTTGCCCGGCGGGAGCATGATCGGCAGCGGAGTCATGGTGCCGTCGGGACCAGGCGCGGCGATGTGCTCGGGGTGGATCAGCACCCAGCCGTTGTCGTAGATCTGCTGCAGCTGCTTGGTGAACTCGTCGAGCGTGACCATGTACTGGCTGAAGCCCACGCCCTGGCTGTCGTCGGTGAACGCGCGATCGGCGTCCACGATCAGCGAGTGATAGAAGATGTGCGGGATGGTCGTGTTGTCCGGCCACTGCACTGCCTTGGACTTCGCCTCCTGCACCTTCGCGAGCTCGGCCTTCGCCTCCTCGCTGTCCGATCCCGACAGCGTCTGGATCGCGGCGTCGTAGGCGTACTGGGCGGCTTGGACCTTCGCCTGCTCGATCAGCTGCTTGTCGGCGTTCGCCTCGGACGTGGCGGCCGCCTCCGAGCTCTGGGCGGCCTCATCCCCACCACCGGTGCAGGCAACGACGAGCGCGAAGATAGCGGTCAGCGCCGCGACGAGCATCAGCGGCCGTCGGCGCTCCTGAGTGATGGTGAACATCAGCGGTCTCCCTCGGGAAGTGCCAGGTCAACAGCAGGGGGCATCCGCGGTCCGACGCTACACCCGACGCCGCCGGTTTCAGTCCAGGCAGACCGTAGCGACCGACGCTCATTAGGTAACGATCGTCTTCCTCGTCGCCCGTCCGGATGCTCGCGTGCCTGCGTCTGCGCGATTCCGCGTCTGCGCGTACGCTCGCCAGCGCCCCCAGCCCCCACCCTGAGAGGCCCTGTCGATGTCGAACACCGAGTCCTCCGTAGAGCTCGATCTCTACCCGGTCGAGACGGTCCCCGACGTGCTCGTCCTCGAGCCGCGCGACGTACCGCTGGGCGGCCCTCGCGCCATGAACGTCCGCCGAACCCTGCCGCACAAGAACCGCTCCTTCGTCGGAGCCTGGTGCTTCCTCGATCACTACGGGCCGGACGACGTCGCGGCGACCGGCGGCATGGACGTCCCGCCGCATCCGCACACTGGCCTGCAGACAGTCAGCTGGCTGTTCGAGGGCGAGATCGAGCACAACGACTCCGGCGGCGTGCACGCGATTGTCCGGCCGGGCGAGATGAACCTGATGACCGGCGGCCGGGGGATTGCCCACTCGGAGGTGTCGACCCGCGAGACCTCGGTACTGCACGGGGTTCAGCTGTGGGTCGTGCTGCCGACGGCCGACCGCGATGCCGCGCGTGAGTTCCAGCATTACGAGACCCCGATCGTAAAGCTCGCGGACGGCGTCCGGGCCCGGGTGTTCATCGGAGAGCTGGCCGGCGAGTCGTCTCCGGTGAAGACCTTCACGCCGCTGCTGGGCGCCGAGCTGCACCTGGACGCCGGTGCGCGCTGGGAGGTACCGGTCGACGCCTCCTTCGAGCATGCGGTCCTGGTCGACCAGGGCTCGGTCCGGCTGAACAGCACCACCCTCGCCGCGTCGCACCTCGGCATCGTCGACTCCGGCCTGGAGCGCCTCGAGCTGGTCGCCGACGAGCCGGCCCGGTTGATCCTGCTCGGCGGGACGCCGTACACCGAGGAGGTCGTGATGTGGTGGAACTTCATCGCGCCGACCCATGAGGAGATCGAGCAGGCGCGTGAGGAGTGGCAGGAGCGCTCGGATCGTTTCGGCCACGTCGAGGGATACGAGGGGAAGCCGCAGTGGCTGCCCGCGCCGAACATGCCGAATGCGCGCCTGCGCCCCCGCGGCCGCACCCGCAAGCGCTGAACACCCGCGACTATGACCCACGGCGGCTCGACGGCGGACAGCCGGGGCGCTACTTCTTGGGGAGCAGGATGGTCTGGGTCTGGGGGTCTTTCCGACTAGTTTCTCTCCGCAGCGCAGCTCGGTCTCGACCACGATGGTCGTGGGCCTGCTGGCAACCGGTGAGAGTGTGTCCGGAGGTTCAGACACCGCGCAGATTGGGCTACGGTCGCACTCATGAGGATGCGACTACGACAGGTGGCCCTGGTCGCCGCCGACCTGGAGCCCGTCGAAGCCGAGATCACGGAGAAGCTGGGTCTCGAGCTGTGCTTTCGCGACCCGGGAGTCGGCGAGTTCGGACTGCACAACGCGCTGTTCCCGGTGGGGGACAAGTTTCTCGAGGTGGTCTCTCCGAACGAGGAGGGGACGACGGCCGGGCGGCTGCTCGACAAGCGCAACGGGGATGGCGGCTACATGGTGATCCTGCAGGTTGATGACCTCGCGGACTTCAGCGACCGGTTCGGCGAGCACGAGGTGCGCATCGTCTACACAGCGGAGGGCCCTGGGATCACCGGCATCCACCTCCATCCCCGTGACATCGGGGGCGCGATCCTGTCGGTTGACTCCACCGATGACTGGCAGGACTGGGGCTGGGCCGGCCCCGACTGGCGCGACAAGGTGAGTACGGAACTCGTCGCCGATCTCCTGGGGGTGACAATCCAGGCAGCAGACCCAGAGAGCATGGCCCGCCGGTGGGCGACGGTTCTCGACCGCGCGCTGGTCGAGGACACAGACGGCCACCGCGTCGAGCTGGACGAGGGCGTCATCCGCTTCGTCGCGGACGCCGACGGCCGCGGTGACGGGCTCACCGCGATCGATCTGCGGGCTGCCGATGGCCAGGCGCGCACGGAGGTCATCTGCGGCACGACCGTCAATCTCGTTCCTTGACCGTGACGTTGGATTCCCGCTGTGGCGGGGACCTCGTTAGCCCGGTCACTGTGATCTGCTGCGTTGTCAGCCCGGATCCAACTCGCGAGTAACAACGCAGGGTGACAATGGTTGGCGTGCTTCGAGCACCCATTCAGGTAGTCGTCGACACCCACGGTGTCAATCAGGCTCGACGCGCCGCGTCAATCACCCATCGACATGGAGTAACCCTCATGGACCCCGCCACTCTGCTCGGTTCTCGGCTCACGCAGCTGGGACGCGCGAGCGACATCGAGCGCATCGAGCGAACGCAGGGAGCCCCCGTCGCCCGCCGCCGCGCGATGGAGGCACTGTTCACCCGCCAGCATCACGCCGGCCGCATCCAGCCCCGCCGGGAGCATGTCACGATCTAGGACAGCGGCGCGAGATCATCTACTCGGTCGCTGATGCGATCGAAAGGACGATTCCCATGAGCCAGCACCCGATCGTCTCGGTGCGGGGCGAGGCCGAGATCATGGTCCCGCCGGAGACCGCTGTGGTCACCGTGTCGGTGCTCGCGCGCGAACGCACCCGCGAGAGAACCGAATCCCGGTTGGTCGAGCTCAGCGCCGCCATCGGGGAGGTCCTCGCCCGCCAAGAATCGGCACTGCGACGACATTCAGCCTCGAGTGTCAGCGTCTACCCTGTGCTGCGCAACCGAAAGTCCGACAAGGCCGACGCCTACCAGGGTCGGCGCACCTGGACGGTCGAGGTCCAGAGCTTCGCAGTTCTACCGGAGCTTCTCGGCGCGCTCGCCGTCAGCGAAACCGTCACGATCAACGGCCCCACCTGGCGTGTGGAGGCCGGATCGCCGGTATATCAGCGGGCGCGGGCCGCTGCGGTGAAGGATGCCGTC
This region of Blastococcus sp. Marseille-P5729 genomic DNA includes:
- a CDS encoding glycosyltransferase family 4 protein → MSRRVGFARWRSDVPSGGNRYDEQLTTGLRALGVDLREYAVAGPWPTPGRDDLRRFEELLTHEQHWLVGNIVGSAAPETIGAAVEAGRRVTMLVHYFPADDPNLDPVDRRRLATAEADAVAVASDVVATSAWAAAEIARRYGRGDAVVAVPGVDPAPLSDGSVRSGGPAQLLWLGRGSRGKDPLTVIDALSQVRDHVWTARLVGPDDVDEGLSSQVRDRIVSLGLAGRVDVPGPMQGRDLEAVWSPTDLLVHSSRSEVYGMVVSEALAHGIPSLVAEGTGAVEAQQGVGATFPPGDADALAAALGEWLTDRALRDRWRDAAARQRAQVPTWAQTASAVFQVLER
- a CDS encoding ABC transporter permease, with translation MVLQSEPVATGATSDPVTDRRPSPRLRSIARAVGAGALVVGLWELLGRTLLAGRHLIGTPSGVVAKLVENADVYGRGLGYTTREAAIGYLLGNLAAVALALVVVLLPGLERMVLRLALVVYCLPLVALGPLLRLVFGFGDGPQITLAALAVYYLTLVPLLVGLRAVPRTWLDLTASYGRGRWTTLVTVRARAALPYLMAGLQASVPAAFLGALVGEFTGAERGLGVLSILALRSLDTDGLWALMLLSSLVSLIGYLIVSWIARRLTPEQPVVLLTPPGSDPRKPVWRRAVEGIGGVVVTAATVIGAWIALFEILGLNPYFAKRPWDVWEWLVSAPEAATHREEILTAARQTAEVAIPGYFAGLLMGLALAMAFSLSNRVRRTLTPVAVALRCVPIIAIAPLLVSALGRGAFGTAVVVAIMTFFPTLVSCLYGLEQLPGQVRDVFASYATPASRVLLLGRLPAMAPAFFASARIAAPTALLAATVAEWLATGTGLGNMMAVGAATSRYTSLWSTVVVVTLIALAAYALVEVVEKRVLAVLAPEQSRW
- a CDS encoding ABC transporter ATP-binding protein; the encoded protein is MTVASESQTAPEVVCAQVAKTFRTRSGPLAVLDPIDLTLDAGSVTALVGPSGCGKSTLLRIIAGLEQPDDAGSVRIGDDDPLAVRRRGELAIAFQDASLLPWRTTASNIALAQKLAGQPVDHDRITDLLRTIGLAGFEKSRPAQLSGGMRQRAAIARCLITRPRLLLLDEPFGAVDELTRRRLNIELPPLWSGTSTTTLLVTHSISEAVLLADRVLVMSARPGSIIADIPIELDRPRRAEHLHSEQFGAYVDQLGALLGVDQYADDKA
- a CDS encoding ABC transporter substrate-binding protein, with the translated sequence MVQPVFSRRTMLGGLGLATLGGLVGCGGDSSSGGSGSGSGEVVYQLSWTHTVQFGGTYLAVDRGLFKEQGLDVKLAAGGPNVAGDANTVSGSALMNISVTDGVARSNAEGADLVIIGAQYQKSPVTILSLGDAPLTQPQDLVGKKIGVAGTDTPGLEAFLTMNDMSEEDVEFVPSQYDPAVLTAGQVDGLYCFYNDLPVALAVQGIAHHSMLLADFGYNPMSQTYTVLRSSLEDDATRKQIVGLLRGDAQGWQLYKEDPQAAAELTVEAYPDAGLDLPTQQKQAEVQLDIMYSDVTEQNGFGWFTDEQVKENLELFKLLGLDDATEDLWDRSVLEEVYQDGPTA
- a CDS encoding polysaccharide deacetylase — encoded protein: MFTITQERRRPLMLVAALTAIFALVVACTGGGDEAAQSSEAAATSEANADKQLIEQAKVQAAQYAYDAAIQTLSGSDSEEAKAELAKVQEAKSKAVQWPDNTTIPHIFYHSLIVDADRAFTDDSQGVGFSQYMVTLDEFTKQLQQIYDNGWVLIHPEHIAAPGPDGTMTPLPIMLPPGKKPFVLSIDDVNYYEYMDGKGFATNLAVKDDGTVVNTYTDASGKTTEGAYDVVPVVDEFVRQHPDFSYQGDKGMLGITGYNGVLGYRSSVESYGQTPETAKAQQDAKVVADAIKANGWRFASHSWGHINMTNAGAGWITEDSKKWDAEVRTILGDTPYLIYPYGADISGVPPYTSGNPKFAFLHDQEGFQYFFNVDGTSPYWVQNGPNYFRQARINIDGLSMQRVLDGKKSPIPAFFDVASTIDPKRPVPVPSVGGPTAGG
- a CDS encoding pirin family protein, with protein sequence MSNTESSVELDLYPVETVPDVLVLEPRDVPLGGPRAMNVRRTLPHKNRSFVGAWCFLDHYGPDDVAATGGMDVPPHPHTGLQTVSWLFEGEIEHNDSGGVHAIVRPGEMNLMTGGRGIAHSEVSTRETSVLHGVQLWVVLPTADRDAAREFQHYETPIVKLADGVRARVFIGELAGESSPVKTFTPLLGAELHLDAGARWEVPVDASFEHAVLVDQGSVRLNSTTLAASHLGIVDSGLERLELVADEPARLILLGGTPYTEEVVMWWNFIAPTHEEIEQAREEWQERSDRFGHVEGYEGKPQWLPAPNMPNARLRPRGRTRKR
- a CDS encoding VOC family protein; the encoded protein is MRMRLRQVALVAADLEPVEAEITEKLGLELCFRDPGVGEFGLHNALFPVGDKFLEVVSPNEEGTTAGRLLDKRNGDGGYMVILQVDDLADFSDRFGEHEVRIVYTAEGPGITGIHLHPRDIGGAILSVDSTDDWQDWGWAGPDWRDKVSTELVADLLGVTIQAADPESMARRWATVLDRALVEDTDGHRVELDEGVIRFVADADGRGDGLTAIDLRAADGQARTEVICGTTVNLVP
- a CDS encoding SIMPL domain-containing protein; amino-acid sequence: MSQHPIVSVRGEAEIMVPPETAVVTVSVLARERTRERTESRLVELSAAIGEVLARQESALRRHSASSVSVYPVLRNRKSDKADAYQGRRTWTVEVQSFAVLPELLGALAVSETVTINGPTWRVEAGSPVYQRARAAAVKDAVQRARSYAAAFGAQLDQLVEVADVGMSTDGAPVRFAAPAPVARPMAGAAPIEQIDLEPVEQRVFGRIEARFTMTPPDLNAA